The Mercurialis annua linkage group LG7, ddMerAnnu1.2, whole genome shotgun sequence genome includes the window GAACCAGAGTCACCAATGCTGCGGAAGCCTTTCTCACCTGTTTCTTTCACAGGATATTCAAAAGCCAATGTATTAGAAGAAGCGACAACAGCACAGGATGAGACTATTAAGAAGATAATTTCAACTAATGAACCAGCTTTTACTACTCCGTTGAAGAAACATTGCATAGTAGACGAGGAGAACCGAACTCCCAAGGCAATGCAAATCCCTGTGCCGACGACACCTTCAACGGTGTCTGTTCCAATGCAAACAGCTTTCACACCAGCCCCTCTACCAGtatcaaaatcaaaagaagtTGCTGAAgaaattgaatattcatttgaGGAAAGAAGAGCTGGATTTGTTCTTCCCAGAACTCATATAAAGTCGATACAAGTTTGATGTTGAAGTTGAATTGAAGTGTTTGCcaaatatttgattttgattggtTCCTAActcttaggatttgttttgatatTAGTCGACTGTAATTGTCTTTTATTACAATGCTGTAAATCTACGAGTATTGAACGTTGAATAGGTTGTTGTTTAAAGATGTTTCCAGCTAATCAAAGTTAAATTTTCGCTGCAGTGTTATTTCCTACCTGAGTGCTGCTAGCAATGAGGATTTTGAGTGTGAGATCATGTGACAAACTAgtgaattttgaaaaaattacatttgCATTTCATTCTAGTTAATTATGGGGTAGAATAatgaacataaattttaaatttttgacacaAAAAAAGGAAACCCTATCCTGGTCAAAATAATTAATAGGAAGTTCCTGAACACTCTGCAATATCTTTGATGCTTAGTTCTTCAACGGTTTTACCTCTATCTGCTAAGCCATCCACAGCCCCATTTAGCCTTTTTAACCAAATGTCGTAATCAACCGGATAAGGGGTTCCACAAAGACTATCAATATAATCAGCAAATGCCTTCAGCAGAGCTGAAACCTCACCAAGTTGCTGCTGAATCAAACGCTTCGCCCAACTTCTTTCCCTCCATTGCAACGCAGATTCTATAGAATCTTGCTGATTTATACTTCCTCCACAAGCAAAAAACAGGAGGTAAATAAGGCTTTCAGCATCAGACGATGCACAGAGTTTCCCGTTCTGAAGTGCATGTGATGACGAGAACCGTAGATTTATTCCTGGACTATCTCTCTCTTCCAGAACTGCCCGCCCCCACGAAACTGGCACATATAACACTCTGTTGCTTGGTCCTCGGGGATCAATCACACGTATTATGTTCTCGGGACAGATATCACCGTGTTGAACTCCAGCCAATGCTGCACTTCTGAGAGCAGCTAAGCAATCTCGGCAGCAGCGAACTGCTTCTTCCGCGGAAAACAACCCCTCCTGTGCTATAACAAACGATAGTTGATCGCCAACTGGAGATGTCACAAGGATTGGGGTTCCACACCGTGGGTGATTGCAACGTCCGCCAGGGCTCTGCTTCGAACATGAACCAGAGTGCAATATTCGACCTGAGGCAACTATTTCTGGCAAAAATTTGCTTGTGATTCCTTGCTGCTTCAACATGTTTAGAACTTTTGTTTGCCTCTGCACTTGGTACCACAAGCTCATATCTTCCCAAGATGGCTCTAGTCTACATGGGTGAGCACCCACATATAAATTCAACAACTCCATTGGACACTCTATCGAAACAGCACTATATAGATAGTTGTTCCCTCCAACAAAACAATCTTGAATCTGGAAACTCCTATGCCCCTGCTGCAGGTCATCCAATATTAATGTTTCACCCTGCCTAAGCATCAAACTTGCTGTTTGCTTTCTACAAGGATCATCAATTTGGTCCAGTTGTACAATTTCTCCTTGGTCTAACGCCGGCTGAAAAGGAACCAAACCATTTTCATTTTCACCAAGGCAGAACTTTAACCTATGCCTTTGAACACGAAGGCTATGATCTGAAGCCAATGAGGATATTGATTTCCTTGGCGGTCCACTCCAATGGACAATGGAATAGAAAGTTGCCAAAAGAACTTGTAGAGTTCCTAGGTCCCCCCAGTTTGCATTACCTAGCTTATTCCACACCCGATCAACAGATGAAATTCCAACTTCCGCATGAAATTTGATCCATTCAGTCACAGATTGGTATGGATCAGATGACTTCAGCTGAAGTCTACTAAGATCCCCACCAATCTTTACCACACCGCCAAATTTTGAATCAAAAACCAAAAGGAATACAGAATCATTGCTGACTGTATCAAGCTTGCTCAAACTCCTAGCAATAAGTATATGAATGCCATAATAGAGGGCTTCACATATGCAACTGGCAGATATTGTAAGTTCGTTATCCGATAATATATCTGGTCTAAATAAGGTAAGCTCCATAACTTGTCCCCAATGGACCTGCGGATCACTTCCGGTTTTTGTTATTAAAGCTAAACCGCGAAGCTCTTCAAGTTTTCCCCTTGATATTGCATTATCTACAGTATAAAACTTTGATCCAGGACGACATGGACAAGATAGAAAGAAAGGCAGTGGCCCACTTTTATGCCAAAATGTACGCCATAGACCCTCCACAACAGTATGAAGAAAATCTTCTATGGCAAAATACTCGTCTTCTTTCGTATCATTTGAAGCATAAGGTGAGCATGGCATACGACATAATTGCTGAAATAGGACCCCCTCCAAAGCTAAATCAAGCCTCCGCAGTTCATCTATTGAGAAAGGAGACCTGAAAGGCTGCTCCTCATTGGTTGAATCTGCATGCAATTTTCCCATAACCCAATCCTCGATGCTTTGCTTAAATAAGTCAAAATCAGCAAGTTTCCTTGTATAATCTCTTAGTGCCTTGCGCACTCTTCTAGAAGTTGGAACAAACTTGCTTGAAGTGGAGATGCTAGAGACACTATGGGTAGAGATAACTGCATCATCAGAAATACAAATATCATATTAGTCACCAACCCCTGCATTTAttagaaacaaagaaaaatcTGCAGTATATTTCTGTAGGAAGATGCATAGATATAATTGGCATTGCTGTTAGTAATAAAAAATTGCGGAGGCGAAATGGCTGAAAATATCAAACAGCATTACAagatgaaattttaaaagtttctaTTAGCATGGGTCCATAGATTCCCATGCTCTTAATAAGTTCCATTTAGTTTTCAGTCTAACAAACTAATGTTTTGGTAAATTGTGCAATATGCGAGCTAACTTTAGGTGCCATGCCCAGAGGATTGAACCTTGGATATGAAGCCCAAGGACCTATAAGTATGATCCTTAGACCGGATTTTAGTTTTCCTTGTTCTTTTATAAGAAACCCTGATAAGTTGTTTTTTCTATAAAAGCCCCTGTGAATTGTTCGAGGTTGTACCACTACGATTTTCAATGAGAAGGCTGCTTAACATTTTCTGCTACATGAAATTGCAACAGTTTTATGTAATATCAACAATTCACATAGCCAAATTTCAAGCTATTAGCTTCCTAAACTAAATGAAAATTTTCCCTCCAACCGTGTCTACTCATTGTGAAAGTTTGTTATACATGCTTTTATTGCAACTTGCAAGACTACTTTTAGTTCTCATTTCTGTCAACTTATGGAAAATCCAGTATCCATGCTTAAAGGGCTAAAGCACctgtgttttttatattttagatatttatgtgTCCATTAAACTGATCCTTAATCAGGTCAACAAGGTCATAAACAAACTCTTACTAAATTACAAgctaattgctaaaaaatgatcTACTTGTAGAGAGCATTAACTATAGACATGCCTAGAGTCACCCAGTTGTACTCCTTCGGAAAAATCACAGCTGCAACAGTAATTCCTACCATTTCTAGGATTTAGTTAAACTAAATACTAACCCACAAAGTTGTCCTCTTTTGCAAACTTTCTTTCTATAAGGTAAAAGAAAGCAGAAAAAAGCAAAGAAAGTACTCTCCACATGTGAGTATATGAAGTCTGTTTATTCTTTCTAGGCACTTTATAAATATTGTCAAGTATATCAAAATATGATAGCAGAAACTTGTTAAATTTAGAGAATTAAAATAAGCTCAAAGGTTAAAATTTCAGAAAACAGGCCCTTAATTTATGACAGATTACGGATTGAAGCGATGAGGGAGAATGTGAATACTACCGTAAAATTCTTCATAAGCTAAGTGGACCTCATATAACAAAATGATAcctaaggaaaaaaaaaaaaagagcagtAAAACGAACCAGAGCTAGACTTCCTGAAACTTCCATCCAAACTCGGTCCTGGAGATGAATCCTCATGCTGTGCAAAACCTGAGACTATTAACTCCATTTATGAGCTACTGTAGCAGGTTATGCTTTCACAGAAAAATAAAGCTGACTATGACAAAATGTGCACAGATGAAGTCACAAAAAAAAGCATCATAACAACACCATGACAGATGGTATTATGTTAAGAAAAATGTGTTGAAAGTCGAAAGGCTAGGCAAAGTTATTTAGTAAAACATATGGAAACTGAGAATGTAAATAACAATTTTACTTCTACAAGTTTGCATTAGATAACATGAACAACCAATATTGGTGCTCAAAATTTAAACTTCAACTTCACATTTTGGATTTTATGGTTAACTTTGAATGGCAAACACAAGCAGAGGCAGAGTTGAAACTCTGCATttggataaaaaaaacataatctaATTCCTTCTTTAAACACTAACTATGGTTCATAGCAACATTTGTTTGCTAttcttatttcatttaaatctatGTTAGTGAAGAAGTACTGAACAGATCCTACACAGTAACAGTTTGCAATGAAATCTAAAGTCGAttcaaagaaaatgaaaagacaAACATGGCCTACACTGCACATGGATCAAGAAAATAATGGCATTcactttaacaaaaaaataaatttgttgaGCATTTTAGAAGCATTCCATTAACATTAACTCACCTGATTTCATAGCCAGAACTCAATCAAATGCAAAAACACACAAGCGAAAAGATTAAAGACTGTGAAATCTTTAGAGACTGTacttcaaatcaagcatattcagaacaaaaaaatagtagtaTATTTCCAGTACATTTGTTTTCTCAGTACATTTGTTTCTTTGTATTGGAACAACCAAATGGAAGCAACAAAAGGAAACACaaaaacatattaataataCTTTAATGTCTCAATAACTTGCACTCCCCACACTCCAGCTCTTCTTTGCCAGTTTGCTGGTCCCACTAACCACTGTCCAATCATCTTTACttacttttcattttctttttctttctactCCATTTGTccatttaaaatataacacccaaattagaaaatatatatttttattttaattactagatATAAAGATTAACAGTAAGGGGTAAATTTATAAGACAAGCCATTAAAAATTATCTTAATTTACAAATAGACAACTAAAGATGGACAATTAAAGAGGCAGTATTATATATCTATAGTCTCTTAATCATTTTTATATTGTCCGTTCTTTTTAGAAACGTGCGCTGCTAAATAATCATAACATGAATGTTTAATAAAgatctattttattaattcactgaataagagcatctccaatggtgctctttattttaaagagcatctccaatggtgCTTTTTACTTTAAAGagcatttttaataaaataaagagcatctttaaaATAGAGAatgctatttttatttttgatccAATGAGCTCTctgcatttaattttaaattttgaatttttacagataataataaaactattaaatattaattcaatgatttctttaataataatatttttatttaatttgatttttacaaAAAGTAatactaataatatatattaatataaatttatttttattttaaaattatttatttatttactttttatattaaaaataatatatattttaaagtaaaactaactaatttattttttgaaatttaaaatttgatcttTTAAGGTTTGAAGTAGAGAGTAAAAAtggctctctacatgtggagagccattttcactctcttctctaaatttaaaaaatagagagttcattggaattttaatttattgccaaactctctaaattaaagagtttgctAATTTTAAAGAGTCCTTTGAAGATGCTCTAATCATTACAATTGagatattttctgttttaagCGATCATTCCCCTATCGTCAATTAGTCCTTGCGGATTTTCGTAATTGATTGTTTTGCCTCTCGCTCGCCTTTTGTCGGTAAGTCGTCCTTTTCGAATTTTCAACTTATTGAAGTTATCCCTAATTTTTTCCTGAGTCATCCTTTGCGGATTTTCAACTCATCgggatatttttttttaattgtgtcTTTAGACATGGAAAAACTTGATCTTTTCAATGTTGTTTGGCTCTGCAAATTCGTTTCCTTATATTCTGACTACACTTTTTCCTAACATTTTCTGTACTAAGTACGGCCTTCCCAATTTGGCTTAAACATTCCTCTGAGATCATTCAACAAATAGCGTGTATATTTTAGAACAAGATCGTCAACCTTGACCTCCTTTGTTCTGACCTTTTTGTTGAAAGTTTTCGCCAATCGTTTTCGGTACATCTGGTTATGGAAAAGAGCTTTCAACCTTTTCTCCCAAAGGAATAGAATTTCGGCAGCACTTTCTTCGGACCATTGAGATTCTGGAATGTTGGCATCTTGGAGAACTCTATAATACCCCATGTTTTTCCGGTTTGATCCGACAAACATTTCAGTGTTGCTGTGACTTGTTTGATGTGTGTTTCGATTCCTCGGAATCATGTTTTGCCTCGTGAGACCTTCAGTGTGTCTTTTGGACTTGTTTTTTAGTGCCTTGGGCCTAGGGGGTCAACTTTGGGCCTTAGAGGCAAGTCGGCGCACGTTGGAGGGAGTTTGGGCGACCCGGGGGGGGGGGGTGGCCTTCTAGTGGCACGTCGCGCCAGAGGCTGCCTAACTTGTATCCCTATCTCCATTCACCCTACAAACCCTAAAATGGCTAGACACATTAAAAGTGAAATTTTCCTTCGTTCTAACAAGTTCGAGTGTTGTGCCATTCGATTAGAACATGATTTTACTTCTTATTCGCAAGATTTACACTAATTCTACGTTCTTGTGCTTCCCGGGTGCTTTGATGAATTGTTTACGTTTTGGTCCAGACCTTTAAACTAGGGTTTAACCTCTAGTTTACCCTGTTGTTCTTCACATTTAGATAATGATTTCTCACCCTTTCAATTTATGGTTTCGTTTTTGACGTTTGTTGTGTAAAATTGCATGACTTAGGGTTTTCTATGACTAAAACTATATGATTGATGGGTTGTAATTTATAATATGATTAGTATGATTAAAATGGTGTATTGAATGTTTATAATCTGATGTTAATAAATTGAATACTCATTGGCATGATTAAACGATATTTAAGCAATTACGGAGGTTCTAGTGTTCCTTTTGGTCAAAACTGCAGGCGTCGGCATTATGGAGATTGCCATGTGGTACCAGGTAGTTGTTATGCTTGTGGCCAGTTGGGTTATTTTGTTAGAGAGTGTCCGATGTCAGGGCAACATATGTCTTCAACTAATGTTGCTCAGCAATCGTTCCAGCAACAAAGACCAGCATTCTCTTCACCGGtagggttttctcaacctgccgcttcttTTGCTAGCCAGCGGGGCggtagttctggaggacgtgGTTATGGAGGCTGAGGTAATGGTGTTCGCGGTTCTAATAGATATAGTACTGGTCAGTCATCACAGTAGTAGGGTCAGGGTCAAGCCAGAGTttttgctttgactcctcaAGATGCTCATGCATCGAATGACGTGGTTTAAggtattattttgatattatttattgatgCTTTGGTGCTATTTGATGTAGGTGCGGCCCATTTTATTGTGTCTTCGTATTTTGCTGGAAAATTGGATATGACACTGTCTCGTATGCTTGATCATTTATCTGTGTCTACATCCATGTCTGATGTGAGGTTGATATTGTTTATCCGTCTTATTTTGTGGTTATTCATGGTAGAGATTTGTTtgcttgacgtgttatctttgGATGTTTTCTTGGGTATGGACTAGTTATCACGCCACTATGCTACCATCGAGTGTTGAGAGAAGCCGGTTATGTTTCGAGTCCCGAGTGACTTGCCTTTATCTTTCCAAGGGGAGAAGGTAGAGACACCTAAAAAATGTATATATGCTATTAAGGAGAAGCGGATGTTGGGCAACGACTGTCAAGGTTTCTTAGATGTGGTTTGTGATGTGAATTTTGACGTTGGTAATGTGAACcacgttccgatagtgaatgagttcactgatgtttttccagaggTGTTACTTGGATTATCACCTGAACATGATATTGAATTCTATATTGATGTTGTTCCTGGTATaactcctatttcgataccgacGTATCGGATGGCTTCTCCTGAGCTTAAaaagttgaaggaacagttgcaaAAGTTAATGGATAACGGTTTTATCAAACCGAGTATTAGTTTATGGGGTGCTCCTGTTCtatttgttaagaagaaggatggttcctatCGGATGTGTATTCATTATAAATaattgaacaaggttactggcAAGAAaaaatatcctcttcctcgcatcgatgatttgtttgactaGTTGCAGGGTGCAAAGTGGTTTTCCAAGAtcgacttgagatccgggtatcaccAATTTTGGATTCaggatgtcgatgtgcctaagattTCTTTTccaacgcgttatgggcattttgaaTTCTTGGTTATGTCTTTCTGGTTGACTAATGCACCAGCAACGTTTATGATGAATCAGGTTTTCAAGCCGTTCTTAGATTAATTTATTATCGTCTTCATTaatgacattttgatttattctcGGACCGAGGAGGACCATGCTTACCATTAATGGACTATGATACAGACGTTACGTGAGCACCAGTTGTACGCCAAGTTTTCTAAATGTGAGTtttggttggatcaggttacctttctaggacatgGTGttgaaagatgggatcaaggttgatccgaagaagattgag containing:
- the LOC126655179 gene encoding uncharacterized protein LOC126655179 isoform X1, giving the protein MKSVSGFAQHEDSSPGPSLDGSFRKSSSVISTHSVSSISTSSKFVPTSRRVRKALRDYTRKLADFDLFKQSIEDWVMGKLHADSTNEEQPFRSPFSIDELRRLDLALEGVLFQQLCRMPCSPYASNDTKEDEYFAIEDFLHTVVEGLWRTFWHKSGPLPFFLSCPCRPGSKFYTVDNAISRGKLEELRGLALITKTGSDPQVHWGQVMELTLFRPDILSDNELTISASCICEALYYGIHILIARSLSKLDTVSNDSVFLLVFDSKFGGVVKIGGDLSRLQLKSSDPYQSVTEWIKFHAEVGISSVDRVWNKLGNANWGDLGTLQVLLATFYSIVHWSGPPRKSISSLASDHSLRVQRHRLKFCLGENENGLVPFQPALDQGEIVQLDQIDDPCRKQTASLMLRQGETLILDDLQQGHRSFQIQDCFVGGNNYLYSAVSIECPMELLNLYVGAHPCRLEPSWEDMSLWYQVQRQTKVLNMLKQQGITSKFLPEIVASGRILHSGSCSKQSPGGRCNHPRCGTPILVTSPVGDQLSFVIAQEGLFSAEEAVRCCRDCLAALRSAALAGVQHGDICPENIIRVIDPRGPSNRVLYVPVSWGRAVLEERDSPGINLRFSSSHALQNGKLCASSDAESLIYLLFFACGGSINQQDSIESALQWRERSWAKRLIQQQLGEVSALLKAFADYIDSLCGTPYPVDYDIWLKRLNGAVDGLADRGKTVEELSIKDIAECSGTSY
- the LOC126655179 gene encoding uncharacterized protein LOC126655179 isoform X2, giving the protein MKSGFAQHEDSSPGPSLDGSFRKSSSVISTHSVSSISTSSKFVPTSRRVRKALRDYTRKLADFDLFKQSIEDWVMGKLHADSTNEEQPFRSPFSIDELRRLDLALEGVLFQQLCRMPCSPYASNDTKEDEYFAIEDFLHTVVEGLWRTFWHKSGPLPFFLSCPCRPGSKFYTVDNAISRGKLEELRGLALITKTGSDPQVHWGQVMELTLFRPDILSDNELTISASCICEALYYGIHILIARSLSKLDTVSNDSVFLLVFDSKFGGVVKIGGDLSRLQLKSSDPYQSVTEWIKFHAEVGISSVDRVWNKLGNANWGDLGTLQVLLATFYSIVHWSGPPRKSISSLASDHSLRVQRHRLKFCLGENENGLVPFQPALDQGEIVQLDQIDDPCRKQTASLMLRQGETLILDDLQQGHRSFQIQDCFVGGNNYLYSAVSIECPMELLNLYVGAHPCRLEPSWEDMSLWYQVQRQTKVLNMLKQQGITSKFLPEIVASGRILHSGSCSKQSPGGRCNHPRCGTPILVTSPVGDQLSFVIAQEGLFSAEEAVRCCRDCLAALRSAALAGVQHGDICPENIIRVIDPRGPSNRVLYVPVSWGRAVLEERDSPGINLRFSSSHALQNGKLCASSDAESLIYLLFFACGGSINQQDSIESALQWRERSWAKRLIQQQLGEVSALLKAFADYIDSLCGTPYPVDYDIWLKRLNGAVDGLADRGKTVEELSIKDIAECSGTSY